The Rattus rattus isolate New Zealand chromosome 1, Rrattus_CSIRO_v1, whole genome shotgun sequence genome includes a region encoding these proteins:
- the Ldlrap1 gene encoding low density lipoprotein receptor adapter protein 1: MDALKSAGRALIRSPSLAKQSWAGGRHRKLPENWTDTRETLLEGMVFSLKYLGMTLVERPKGEELSAAAVKRIVATAKASGKKLQKVTLKVSPRGIILTDSLTSQLIENVSIYRISYCTADKMHDKVFAYIAQSQQNESLECHAFLCTKRKVAQAVTLTVAQAFKVAFEFWQVSKEEKEKREKANQEGGDVPGTRRDSTPSLKTSVATGNLLDLEELAKAPLSTVSANTKNMDDAPRPQVLGNNSVVWELDDGLDEAFSRLAQSRTNPQVLDTGLTAQDIHYAQCLSPTDWDKPDSSGFDQDDVFSF, from the exons AGTTGCCAGAGAACTGGACGGACACTCGGGAGACACTGCTGGAGGGCATGGTTTTCAGCCTCAAGTACCTTGGTATGACATTGGTGGAGAGGCCCAAGGGTGAGGAGCTGTCTGCAGCTGCTGTCAAGAGAATCGTGGCTACG GCCAAGGCGAGCGGGAAGAAGCTGCAGAAGGTGACACTGAAGGTGTCACCCCGGGGGATCATCCTGACTGACAGCCTCACTAGCCAACTCATTGAGAACGTGTCCATTTACAG GATCTCCTACTGCACCGCAGACAAGATGCATGACAAGGTGTTCGCATACATAGCCCAGAGCCAGCAGAACGAGAGCCTGGAGTGTCACGCCTTCCTCTGCACCAAGCGGAAAGTG GCACAAGCTGTCACCCTCACTGTAGCCCAAGCCTTCAAAGTTGCCTTTGAGTTTTGGCAGGTGTCCAAGGAAG agaaagagaagagagagaaagccaaccagGAGGGAGGAGACGTCCCAGGGACCCGACGTGACAGCACCCCCTCATTGAAAACCT CGGTCGCTACTGGGAACCTGCTGGATCTGGAAGAGCTGGCTAAGGCCCCGTTGTCCACAGTCAGCGCTAATACTAAGAACATGGACGACGCACCGCGGCCTCAAGTCTTGGGCAACAACAGCGTCGTCTGG GAGCTGGATGACGGTCTGGATGAAGCGTTTTCAAG GCTGGCGCAGTCACGGACAAACCCTCAAGTCCTGGACACTGGACTGACGGCACAGGATATCCATTACGCACAGTGCTTATCGCCCACCGACTGGGACAAGCCTGACAGCAGTGGCTTCGATCAAGACGACGTCTTCAGCTTCTGA